In Scophthalmus maximus strain ysfricsl-2021 chromosome 5, ASM2237912v1, whole genome shotgun sequence, the sequence ttaacacatttacataatcGGTTTAATGCGACCGATGGTGCACTTCATTCTACGCCTGCTCCTTGTGACATGTGGTGGTGCGTTACAGGCGGAATGTAATCTGTTCATCTCGAAGGACGTGTCATTTCACAACACAGAGCGTCGCATTTCCACCGAGGCAATAGCGTCGGTGGTCGCTAGAGGGCGGTGTTTCGTCGGACATGAGGTGGTGGTGCaaggggagatgaggaggccTCTGTGGGCCTCTCGAGGTTTTACAACACGACAGACATATGCATTTTATTACGGAGGTGACTCAGAGATTACTGACTCAGAGGTGATCAATCACGTCCGTGGCTTTTTTAAGACATTGGTGTGGCTGAGCAAAGTTGAAGGGGCCTAGACAAGCAGTAGTGATAGATCTATGAATTGCCTATTTACTCAATTTGTTTTGTAAACTTTTGAGCTACCTCAGCTTCAGTTTAATGTTTCAACTTCCCCCGCCCCCAATAAAACAACTGAATTAATAACAtcatggtattttatttttccttttaagtGTTAAGTAGTTCCATTTTATGTTCCCTGCATCTTCTGGTGCACTACATTTTATTAGGTATTCaacctcttttttaaaaaaatgtccccacATGTATTTGAAAGGCAgagttaattaattaattttcacatttaaaaaacatatggtgagtttatatactgtatgatgcTTTCTTACAGATGCAGCAGATTTTCTCGACCTCAATTAGTTACGATATTAAACTGCTGCTTTCATGTTCATAGATCAGTATTAATAATCCAGTGGTGTGATGTGTATGGAGTATAACACTCATCTTAATGGATACTATTTAAGGCTCATTTAGCTGATAATGCTGTACTTTTTGTGTAAACAACTAAAAACAATAGTTGTAGTGGAGTATCCATACAGGGTGGCAGTTCTGCTTTAAAAAGGGGCTTGCTTTCACAGCTGCCAAGGCATAATTATCAGCAACATAAAATGTATCACATTCAATAATACTGATTCATTGAATGATCACATCAGCTTCATTTAGAATCAAACAGCTCAATCTTACAAGATTGAGAATTACAGCCGtgacacagcaaacaaacaaagcatgcAAAAATGAAGACAAGATTAGAACATGTGAAAAAATTGgatatatgaatgtatgtgtgtgtgtgtgtgtgtgcgcatgtctttctatagttgagttggatatatgaatgtgtgtgtgtgtgtgtgtgtgtgtgtgtgtgtgtgtgtgtgtgtgtgtgtgtgtgtgtgtgtgtgtgtgtgtgtgtgtgtgtgtgcgcgtctttCTATAATTGAGAGCCCCAATTTTGGCTCTACaccatcgttgtgaggacattttgacgttGTGAGGACACTTTGGCCCCACTTCGGGGGGCTGTTTAatggttaagacttggttttagggttggGGTCAGAATTGGGTTTATGTTAGAGTGTGGGTTAGTgttagggttaggcatttagttgtgatggtaaATGTTATGGTAAGGCGCtaggaatgcattatgtcaatgggggtcctcacaactatagagagacacgtgtgtgtgtttaactaaTGTGACTTGTTTCGGTCACATGCTTCTTTTGCAtctaattttcttctttttgtcacatttctcGTGACACTGGGCGTTTTGGGTGCATTTCAGTCAGACTGCACAGAACCAGTCGTGGCCTCTTTAATGCAGCTCCTGTGTCCAATCAAATCACAGAATGCCCTCTACGTCACGAGCTCACTTTCTCCAGCgcctgcggaggaggagagttCGAACTTTGAATCGTGTCTGCACACTtgagcaacagcaacaacagcggGGACCAGTTGCAACAGCTGAGCGAGCAGCGTGCGCTCGGACAGAGAGGGTCTCCAGCTCGGCCGTGTCACCGGGGGCCAACGTGCAGCGGAACGGCCATGTCCTTCATCctcatgaagaagaagaggttcAAATTCCGAGTGGTCTTCGACCTGGAGGAGTTGTCCTCGGTCCCCTTCGTGAACGTTGTGTTGTTCTGCAAAGTCCGGCTCCTGGATGGAGGCTTTGGCGAGGAGTCGAGCCGGTAAGAGTGTTGGCTATTTATAGCAGGAGTTCACTGGTGGTCCGGGCGAGCTCACGTTGAGTTTGGGGGAAAGTTGTCGGGAGTCTTCTTCGGTCAACTTCGCACGCACGTCGAACACGTCCTTGGCTCGACTTTTCGAGAGTCCACGGCCTCGACAACAACCGTGTCATTAGTTCTCGTGCAGCCGCTCGACAGGAGCTAGCTATGAGCTAACCTCCCGACCGCCTCGCCGGGGACCGGCTGACGCTCAGCGGCCGCCGGTCGAAGAGCTGCTGCGGCGCGTCGagcaccgccccccccccccctcagcccGGCGGTCTGGGGGGAAACGAGCCTTTCAATGGACGCTGACCAggtcaataaaatgtgtgtttatccTTTTAAGACAAAGTTGTTTCGCGGTGCACAGTTTGACCAAGCAGTTGCTAAGCAACAAGGGCGACGTTTGAGTGTAGGCTGGACAATTTCAGTCAAAAGTATGAAGTacttgaataataataataataatcaattattattgGCATTATTTGACCTTGTTGGATACAACAAATAATGTATTTGGACTGTTGGCGcgattttcttttaattttcattttttaaaaatgtatttatcgtTCATACTTCATATTGTCttgctcaaaaacaaaaaaattctccTCGGGTCAATGGTTATAAATGAGTcactctggaaaaaaatgcacacaggCGCAGCTCCAGTCAACCGCTAGTCCTCGTTTACTTTGCCATGGCAACCGTCTGTTCCCAATAACTTTAGTGTAAACACTGTATTCTCAGTTAACCAGGCCATAGCTGTTTAGTCTGTTTTGAATTCATACATATCAACCGTTTTGTTTATGATGCATGGAGTCTTATTCGTGTATGATTTCTATCCCTGGTACTGTTGAAATAACCCCTAAATTATCTAAAATCTTATTTTAGGAATCAAGCCATGATAATTCCAGAATGGCACCACCAAGGCGGAACAATCCTACACAGGATTGTCAAGTTCCTATAAAACAAAGTGGTTTGATTACCTAACTGATTCATTCGTCATAAAACATAGTTATAGGAAGTGGCCTTGATCTGCATCCTCAcccaggccccatccctccaccacgTATGGCGGAAACAGGTTTCgtagtttttgtgtgttttaatgaataaactgacaaacagacacgggtgaaaacataactctgttggtggaggtaattattatttttttcttccttccctgtGGAAAAGCTGTGCTTTAAATCCACCGTACTTACTGCTTCTACCAGTGGTCAGCATTTTGTACTACCCTGGATGTAAACTGAAGTCAAATTTACTGAAATAGCACAGATTCACAAGTTACTAGTTTGCGTTAAAGGGGCTGTCTGCATCTGAAAGTTTATTATGTCAAGTATAGTGAGAATTGCATCATAGAATTTAGGCCAGTCTACACACATGATAACACATTTGATTGTCAGAGATTGAACCAAAGTGTTGAAAGGTCAAGGCCgactaaatttgaaaaaatatatttatatatgattgGTACATTCTTCCACATGTTCTGTTTAAAAttttaaacatgcaaacatcAGTTTTCACTGTTCTGTGTACTCACCCTCTCTTCGTACTATGGGTGATCATGCATAAAATGTCTGTTGGTTTTGCTTTCTGTGTGATCTAatgttttgaagtgtgtttctCTCACAGGGAGCCAGTCCAAGCGAACTGTGTACACTGGAGGAAGAGATTCTCTTTCATGTGTAAGATGAATGCTAATGCTGGGACAGGTGTACTGGACCCCTGTTTGTGCCGGGTGTCTGTGCGCAAGGTATGGGGATTTTAgtcattataattattttttgccaccaagctctgttttttttgacacTACAAAAACGGCTAgtagcttttttctttctatagCAGAGTTGAGTCCTGGCAGTTAACTCAAACTTGAATGTGCCAATACAATGTTGTACACAAGATTATCTTTAATTTATAATGGTATCACTGCACCCAAGAGCTTTGTGCAGACAACGATTGTTCTGCGATGAGTCACAAATGTTTTAGgaagattgtttgttttatagAAACAGGCAAAATGCAACCTCACTTActtatgtttttgtcatttcaggAGTTGAAGGGtggaaaaacatttgcaaaggtAACACTCCTTCTCTTAAGTGCGCACACTGCCATTTGTTGTAAACATAGCATACCATTAGAACAATCTTATCATAAAATCAATGTGCAGTCGGCCTTCAAGTGCCCTCAGAGGACTTTTAGGTGAGTCTCTGTACtaagaatgtttttatttctagtttCCGCTTTGGTTACTGATTGAAAAAGctgtaaaacaaaacccaaGCCATGTTAACCAATAACTTAAATGAGAAGTTTTCTTATTTGATTTCAGAAGTATTGAACGTCTAGTCTTAGACACCTGTGTGCTTCATGAGTGCACAAGTCCACTAGAACTATTCGGTCCAGTTTTAGTGAAGTAAAAGTGTAAGCTGACTGCTGAACGGCACACGTTTATTGATCCTGTGTGCAGCTGGGCTTTGCTGACTTGAACCTGTCAGAGTTTGCTGGGTCtggcagcacaacacgacgGTGTCTCCTAGAGGGATATGACACGAAGAACACCAGACAGGACAACTCAATTCTCAAGGTATGTTGGTGAAGCAACACACCTACACAGTGTTCCTTTGAATCATGTGGGAAATGACCTCAGGGGTCTCCACCACACTGCAAATGTCCAGTTGTCCAATGGTCCTGTCCAGTAATATGCTGTTTGCAATTTTGTGTAGCTCTGACGCAAGTCACCAGTCTTTGAGTTCACTAGCATCAGAAGACACTCCTCTGTTTGAGAAAGTGAGATTTATGGCCTACAATGGAAAAGATGAATGTCGTGATAGTTGATGCGGACATGCCTGGGCGTGTGCTCTATTAACTGCCTGAGCCATGTGAACCATGGgaacaaattgaaaatatgcaaattcTTCCACAACCCTGTGACATCAAACCACACTAAACAGGaaagttttgtcttttcatgtgCCACGGGTGCAGTTGCTTGTGAAACAGTCTTCACCGTTCTCTTTCTTTTACAGGTTGTCATTACCACACAACTCATGTCTGGAGACCCCTGTTTTAAAACGTAAGAGCTCTTCATGACATCATTCACCCTTTAACTCtaaatatttattcaatttgAGGTGGTTACTAAGGAAGTCAAGACTTGTCTGTCTGTTATATGTCTGTTATACTCTGTGTATATGAAAGTCTGCACCTAACCccaggaggatttttttccattaaatcctgtctgtcaaaaaaacacaccctctTTCAAACCCAAAGGGTTCAAAGTTATGAAGGATTGTTTTGTCGCTGAGGTCTTATCAGTCTTATCTGAGAGCTAATAATGCCCGACATTAATCTGCCCAACCTTAGATGGGAACAACAGCTGATAAGCGATCCGCTCAACCCAGAGGTTGTGTTCTCATCAAAGTCGAGAGCTGAATGTTGAGCAGTTTGTCATGAAGGACGTGGTGTATTATCACACCCCTGTTGTAATAACACACATCGCTGACTTAGAGAAGTCTTAAGTGGGAAGTCAAGGATGGCGTAGTCACTCATCCCACGCAGTGTTACTCATTGTCTGTGGAGGACAGTACTCAGCAGAAATGAATGAGTGGATGACGTtcggtttattttttttcactgtctgtcACTCTTAATCCGCTACGCCTTCATTGCTGTGTTTAACATAGAATCTCAGTAACAGAGTTTTCCTGCATTCGTGTCTGTTAAACTGAGAGATACTAAACATTAattataatatactgtatatgtatattataaattattatttaaaatgcacTTACAACTAATGTCTAACTTGACAAGAGACTTCTGGCCGTGTCATTTACTTACTGCGTGAATATCAGCTGTTTACTTATTACACATTGCAgtgttttcacatgtgaaacaaaacactatTTTTGTCACAAATTTTGTCAAGTCTATTGTTAGTGACATTTCTAAAAGTCAAGATCATTACATTAAAGTCTGTAtgtgcagattttttaaaatgtaattatagtaTCGTTGAACTGATTTAGATGGTCCATGTTtctgttcaaatatttaatactACACGAAGTAGCTCAAATGAGATTAGTTTAGATCTTTTCCATAAACATTTTGTGGCACCAaggtgccattttttttctaagtaACCTCACAActccctgtgtctgtctgcagtccTCCATCTACAGCCATGACTCTGGGAATTCCAAAGGCCGAGGCAGAGTGTCTTCTTGAGGACCGGAAGGGAGGCGACTTGCACATATTCAACTCACTGACTGGTATATGTTTGCTCTTTCTTTCAATAGATGACCTTTAAATAAAATTGTACAGTTCTAAGCGAGAGCAAAGATTTAGCAGTAGATGGTTTTGACAAGGttctacaaaaaaacatgcttcaTGATGCACCATGACTAAAAactaacattttcaaaatcctTGAAAATTGTCATCAACACTTGCGCATTTCACCACTGAGTAAATCATACCTTTTTGCTTTTTAGAGATTCCAAAGAAATCAGTGTCAGTCCCAGATGAGCTGGTAGCATGTGGCCACTCTAGAACATCCAGCTATACAAGTCAGCAGTCAAAAATCTCAGGTACtaaaaacatgacacatttaTTCCCTTCAAAAACAATGCAAACTtacacaaatcacaaacataTCCTTTCTTACCTGTAGGTTACAGCTCAAATCACTCCAGTTTAACAGATCTGAGCCATCGGAGGAGTGCGTCAGGaggttctgcctccacaggcATCGGCAGCATCCTGGAAGCCAGTGATCAGCAGgtagagaggggagagagggagagcaggtcTACTCCACCCGTCTCCACAACCTGTCACCATGCACCTGAAAACCCCTCTACCCCCAACAGGGTTCTTAGGTAATACACTCATTTATGACAAAGCTTTGAAATACAATCCAcaacttgtttctctctttcacactttGCCATAAGCAAGGACTGGAAGTAGCCGGGGATTGAACCATAACCTTTAAGAGGCATTTGAAATCCCATTCAAATTTCCTGATAAGGTCATTAAGCCTCAGCAGATTACGATTCAAAAAACTCATTGGGACGTCATACTTCCCTTGAGAAGAACAGGGAAGATGGCTTAACATGTAGTCAATAACCCCTGCAGATTAGTTTTGTAAACCCCATTTTTGCGAAAACCCCTGCAAAACTGCTAGTAGACCCCGTTCTAAAGTTGGCCAGACTTTAACTGGGGAGCACTCTGGTCCAAACTTCAGTTTGTATATATTGAGGTCAACTTCACACAAGACACTTAATAAAATTAGTTGAAGCAAATACTTTATAGCTAAACATgccattaaatatttttgttctgtttattcAAACATCATTTTTAGGTGAGCAACTTTGAGTTTTAGTTTTCACactgtatttttaatattcagcCTTCTGTTACTCCATTAGACACCCCGTGAAGCAGAACTCAATGGAGAATCAGTTGAAGAGAGTGGATGCCACCAGGGTGGATGCTGATGATGTAATAGAGAAGATCCTGCAGAGCCAGGATTTCAGCCATGGCTTCTTGGACTCCAGTGCAGAGGGTGTGTAGACTTAATCTCTAACTTAGTGGATTTACGAAGGCTGGTTAGGAAAGTGTCCTACCACCCTGCTGATGGGATCAAAATGTCTTTTAGGCGATGCAATACAACACTATTttttgctgatgatgatgatgaaggatgGATTAGtttttcatgatttaaaatcataaatttgACATAAATTTGGACCATACTTAcatattaatgttaatgtttgttttatttaagacCAGAGTTTAGGTTGTTTATCAGTTATGAATAACACAAGGACAGTTTAATGGAAATCAGCACACATTGTGGCTGCCATGTTTTTTGTAAAGCATTGGTATCTTCCCTACAACAACCCTTGATcaattgtcatttatttttagaaatactAAAAAGTGTGAGCAGGGCAATTCCACACCCGACTATGTAAATAGGTTGGCCGTTTCTTCAtttcttatgtgtgtgtgtttgtgttgcagaagAGGGGCTCAGCTTGTTTGTTGGTCCTGGTGGGAGTACAGCCTTGGGAAGCCAGCACTCGAGGTGGGTGTGATTACATAACTGTGGACTGTGGGTGCCATGCAACAGGCATTTACTACGAGTATAAATAAATTGCAAACGGGCTAAATTGGGACTCTAACAAAGAGTCTTTGCATTAACCCCATGGCTGGTCATGATGTTGTGCTTTCTATGTAAAATTTCATGTTAAGATACTTTCAGTTCTGCTACATAGTGTTAGTTTTGCACATGAAAGAAAGTCAGATCAGATCACCACCCTCATTTCAAGTCATGTAACACATTGTGACATTCTCTTTCAGGGTTGCAGCTGGAGCCTTCGAGCAGGTGGTGATGAAGCGCTAGGTGTCGGGAAGCATGTGCCTCATAAACGGTGCCGTATTACACCGATGCGGCAGACGCAAGACTGAGTTGTGGAGATGCCACAAGAACTGGTTCAGGCCTCCCCCAAGAAGATTGTATTTCTCTTATGCAATCCCTCTGCGTCTCACCAACAGCTTCTGTTGACCGGAAGAGCCCTCTAGTGTTCAAGAAGGGGAGAAGGAGACCACAGTATTGGAACATTGTCAAGACTGAAACAACTGTTGTACTGACATATTGCTGTTGGTCTTGTTGGGTGACATGGGATTATTTGCACTGCGATCGCTCAGTTCACCCCCCTTTTTCAGGGAGCAGGAGGTTTTCCCTATTATTTTGAATGTATATTAAAGTATCCTTTACTAtgttattttaagtatttttatttgtaggaaaaaacatacattttattgcAACTGACAACAAAACCTCATGTTTACCTGGTTTCGAGGGGGGTGACTGCCTGTAAAATTGttcatatgttttgtgtgtgtgcgcattgtCTGTTGTGTCAAGAGTAATGAAATAGTTTTTACAACAGTTTTTGTCAAACTGCCAAACTTGTAAACTGTACATTTGCTGCCACTTAATACGTCATATCTGTAGTATACAAGCTATGGTCCATGTAATGACAATCAGCAGATGTAAAGCCTGTGATGTATTTAAGATATCCGTATGATGTATTTAAGGccaaaactgtaaataaaaaaagatgtgcacTCTTGATATAGCTTTCTCCCAGCTACATTTTGTGCTGTGTCTCACTCTCACCTTTTGCAGGACTAAGAATGGCAATTTTACCcaatcattaaatcattaatttaaaaaaacctttaaaaaggTACATTATCGTTTGCTACATGTTCTATCTGGTCTCAGTTGAATGCTAGAAAGAAAATGGACGTTCAAAccaatttgaaattgaaaagtgATTAAGGCATACTTGAGGCATACTGAAAATAACAAGTTGGATAAATCTATTTCCTGATttgtcaaaacacatttgaaagcAAAACGTTTACTGAATATATCgatgtgaaagtaaaaaaagtaaacatgtttttgaatAAGTCATAGTATAACAGATCGGATGAACAGGAGCCGTGGGTACATTTATGTACgcggcaaaaaaataaaaacagtttaaacgtgcaggctttttattttcaaaaagaagcGTCCGCCGGATCAACGGCAGCACTTCCGTTCACACTGCACCACGGACGGTCCTGTTCCGGTTCCACCTCGCCGCAGGACTTGAGCTTCAGCGACGGCGGGAAGTTGTTTTCACCGATTTAGCCACAAATCGACGACAACCGAACGGACGGAATTGTTAAAGGTCGACACTTCGTCATCCAACATCGATGGCCCTGTGAACGGAAGTGCGCCAACTGCAAAGCAAGCTCGGCGGCGCGGGATCCAGCTAACATGGCTAACGTCGGCAACCAGCTACCGACGCAGGCCGTTAGCAAGCCTGCACCAGGCAAACATGGGAACGTACTGCCCCTGTGGGGCAACGAGAAGACCATGAACCTCAACCCGATGATTCTCACCAACGTGCTGTCCTCGCCCTATTTCAAAGTCCAGCTCTATGAACTCAAGACCTACCACGAAGTCGTGGACGAAATCTATTTCAAGGTACCGCTAGCACCGCCGGCTAGCCCGCATGCTAACTTAGATAACCAGAAGAAGAGCGCGTCACTGTGGCCGCGGCGAGCTGCAGGGGGTAGAGGCAGCGACGGCGCCAATTTGATCCAGTGAGCGAGTTGACGATGTATCCACACGTTCAGTGTGATCGTGATAATATTATATTCTGCTATGTCAGTGTGTGACCTGGGAAGTGGCTCTCGGTCGTCGCCTACCGTTACAAACAATAGTCTAACCGTTACGGCTGAACCTTGCGTAGTTCACGTAGTTTACGCAGGATCGGTGTGTATCGTTATGCTGTTTTAAAGGTCAAGTGGAGCGGGCGTAAAAGTTAAACACGTACAGTTCAGAACTGTTGTGGTTACTAGGTAAACTTATTAATATGGATGGGGAACTTCGGATAGTCTCAACTTTTCTCATGGCGCCTCCAATGTAAGTCACCAGGGAGGAtcttaatggtgtgtgtgtgtgtgtgtgtgtgtgtgtgtgaaactggaACTAGTTTATATAGTAACTAATCAACTATTAACTAGTAATATATTCCTCTGTTTGCCCACAGGTGAATCATGCTGAGCCTTGGGAGAAGGGAAGTAGAAAGACGGCCGGCCAGACTGGAATGTGCGGAGGGGTAAGTGAGAAGTACGTGCCTTTTATTCCCCCACCTTTTACCCCCTGTTTATTTTCCTTCGCAGTCTGGGCGGTAAATCAAATCATTCAGTCAGTCGGAGCGCATATGATTATGATTAAGGAGTAACGCAAATTTTCATACAAATCAATGGTTGTATTGTCAAGTGTTGCTGTGGGAGATTTGTTGTGAATGATGTCCAGTGCTTTATTTAAATCACGTCTTCATCCCTGTTAGGTGCGTGGAGTTGGAACTGGTGGCATTGTGTCTACTGCTTTCTGTCTTCTTTACAAACTGTTTACTCTCAAGCTGACACGCAAACAGCTGATGGGTCtcatcactcacacagactcgCCATACATCAGAGCACTTGGCTTCATGTACATACGGTAAGTGTTTTCTGTAACGGGGACCCACTTTTAGgatttgtattaaaataatcatattCTGTGTAATTAAAGATATTTTTCTCATGTTGGACAagatagatgttttttttttcttaaagccaAGACATCTGTAAATTACAAAAGTATCAATTAATTGAGTTTATATACAGTGGTGTCCAAATGTCTGAGACcatttttcctcttcacttGAATAGGAAAGTGGCCTCAGACTTTTGTACCCTTGTTCTTGTGATACTGGGAGGcgccacaaaatgttttttgaaatctATCCAACATGGTTATGTGATGCATGGtttgtgtgctgtttttttttcttgcctcagATACACTCAGCCCCCAGCAGATTTGATCGAATGGTACGACGGCTTCCTGGATGATGAGGAGGTATGTCACCTCGGGTAATAATTTgatgtttctttctctccattgAATGCAGGCAACACACGTTAAACACTGTCCGTTTTCCCCCCTTGTGATGCTCATAACTGATTTTTCACCTTTGCCTTCATTTGGCTTAATTGTCCTCGGTTCTTGTCCTCTAAACCTGAGTAGCTAGGTTACTTGCTCACTGCTCTGCTGCCGATTTGTATCTTGGTAAGTACCATGTATAATGCTGAGTCAATCTTCTAGTCCAATGTGATATCAAGGCATGCTCTGTATTTTAAAAGATTCTATCAGGACTTGTTgcacaaaactaaataaatgggATAATTGACGATTGATGAATGCATACATAGGGatttacacacaaactctcaAATTAGGCGACAGGTGTCAAATTTTACTTCGATCTCTTATGCTTTATCTATATTCaatcaaaacattatttgatCCCAAGCTGTGCAACCAGGCCTTCATTGATGTTCTGTTGCATTATATTTCAATTGATCATATGGAATGCTACCCAACTGGTTAAttcccctgtttttttctttagatgCCTATTGTGCGGCAGGTGAATTGGATATTGTATCTCAGCACTGTTGgtttgcgtgtgtgagtgcaAAGCAGCTGTTCTCTACCATATAAAGTTGATAACCATTCAACTGGTGTGCA encodes:
- the LOC118311327 gene encoding protein FAM102B isoform X1 is translated as MSFILMKKKRFKFRVVFDLEELSSVPFVNVVLFCKVRLLDGGFGEESSREPVQANCVHWRKRFSFMCKMNANAGTGVLDPCLCRVSVRKELKGGKTFAKLGFADLNLSEFAGSGSTTRRCLLEGYDTKNTRQDNSILKVVITTQLMSGDPCFKTPPSTAMTLGIPKAEAECLLEDRKGGDLHIFNSLTEIPKKSVSVPDELVACGHSRTSSYTSQQSKISGYSSNHSSLTDLSHRRSASGGSASTGIGSILEASDQQVERGERESRSTPPVSTTCHHAPENPSTPNRVLRHPVKQNSMENQLKRVDATRVDADDVIEKILQSQDFSHGFLDSSAEEEGLSLFVGPGGSTALGSQHSRVAAGAFEQVVMKR
- the LOC118311327 gene encoding protein FAM102B isoform X2, with product MCKMNANAGTGVLDPCLCRVSVRKELKGGKTFAKLGFADLNLSEFAGSGSTTRRCLLEGYDTKNTRQDNSILKVVITTQLMSGDPCFKTPPSTAMTLGIPKAEAECLLEDRKGGDLHIFNSLTEIPKKSVSVPDELVACGHSRTSSYTSQQSKISGYSSNHSSLTDLSHRRSASGGSASTGIGSILEASDQQVERGERESRSTPPVSTTCHHAPENPSTPNRVLRHPVKQNSMENQLKRVDATRVDADDVIEKILQSQDFSHGFLDSSAEEEGLSLFVGPGGSTALGSQHSRVAAGAFEQVVMKR